AGCCCGAGGCCGGCCGCGGGCTAGCTGCCGTAACGAACGGTTTCCCACTGCTGCCCGGCGTCCCGGCCGTCCTAGACTGGCGTCACACCGAGCCAGAAAGCAGCCATGAAACGCCGAATTCCCCAGTACTCCGAACTCCGCGGCCTCATCCAGTTCAAGCCCTTTGACCTCGACCGCCGGCGCGCACGGCTGGCGAAGGCGACGAACGTCTGGGAGCTGCGGGACATCGCCAAGCGGCGGATTCCCACGGCTGCCTTCGACTACGTGGACGGCGGATCCTTCGGCGAGCAGACGCTGCGCCGCAACCGCGCGGCGTTCGACGACGTCGAATTCGTGCCGAACGTGCTGCGCGATGTCACAAGCGTGGACCTGAGCACCAAGATCGCCGGTACCGAAGCGGCGATGCCGGTGGGCATCGCTCCCACGGGCCTGACCCGGCTGATGCATTCCGAGGGCGAGATCGGGGGAGCGCAGGCCGCTGCCGCGTTCGGCATTCCGTTCTCGCTCTCCACCATGGGCACGGCATCGATCGAGGAACTCACCGAGACCGTGCCCGACGCCGCCAAATGGTTCCAGCTCTACCTCTGGAAGGACCGCGGCCGGTCCCGGGAACTGGTGAGCCGTGCAGCGGCCGCCGGGTACGGCGCGTTGATCGTCACCGTGGACACCCCGGTGGCCGGCGCCCGGCTCCGGGACACCCGCAATGGCATGACCATGCCGCCCACCCTGACGCCGAAGACCGTCCTGGACGCCTCCTACCGGCCGGAGTGGTGGTTCAACTTCCTGACCACCAAACCGCTGGGGTTCGCGAACTTCGAGGGGGAGCGGGTGTCCCTGGCCGAGACCGTGAACACCATGTTTGAACCATCCCTGAACATGGAGGACCTGGGCTGGCTGCGCGAAACGTGGCCGGGCAAGCTCATCGTCAAGGGCATCCAGAACCCGGCCGACGCTGTTGAGGTCTTTGCCCGCGGCGCGGACGCAATCGTGGTGTCCAACCACGGCGGCCGGCAGCTGGACCGGGCTCCCGTGCCGCTGCGCATCCTGCCCGCCATCCGCGCCGCCGTCGGGCCCGACGCCGAGATCATCTTGGATTCGGGCATCATGTCCGGCGGCGACATCGTTGCCGCCATCGCCGCAGGCGCCGACTTCACCCTGATCGGCCGCGCCTATTTGTACGGGCTGATGGCCGGCGGGCGGCAGGGCGCCGAGCGCACGCTGGAGCTGCTCCGCACCGAGATGACGACCGTGATGCAGCTGCTCGGCGTCACCAGCCTTGCGGAGCTGACGCCGGAGCACGTGCGGCGGGTTTAGGCTCAGGCACTGACCGGTGCCGCCCAAATCCCTCCGGCTTGGTAAAAATCGACCGGTTTGGCAAATCCCTGCCAGTGCGGAGCGGCAGGGATTTGCCAAAGTGGCAGCAGATTCCCAAAGTGGCAGCAGAAGTACCGGCCTAAACCTCCGCCGGCTCCACCGACGAAAACGCACCGCGGTACTTCGCGCCCGGATGCCGGGACGGCAACCGCGCATCGCCGTCGAACAGCTTCTCCCGTAGCGTGCCGGGACGGTACTCCGTCTGGGCCAGGCCGCGGCGGCGCAGCTCCGGCAGCACCCCGTCGATAAAGTCCGTGTAAGAGCCGGGCAGGATCTGGTTGATGATGTTGATGCCGTCCACGCCGGCG
This genomic interval from Arthrobacter sp. zg-Y820 contains the following:
- a CDS encoding alpha-hydroxy acid oxidase → MKRRIPQYSELRGLIQFKPFDLDRRRARLAKATNVWELRDIAKRRIPTAAFDYVDGGSFGEQTLRRNRAAFDDVEFVPNVLRDVTSVDLSTKIAGTEAAMPVGIAPTGLTRLMHSEGEIGGAQAAAAFGIPFSLSTMGTASIEELTETVPDAAKWFQLYLWKDRGRSRELVSRAAAAGYGALIVTVDTPVAGARLRDTRNGMTMPPTLTPKTVLDASYRPEWWFNFLTTKPLGFANFEGERVSLAETVNTMFEPSLNMEDLGWLRETWPGKLIVKGIQNPADAVEVFARGADAIVVSNHGGRQLDRAPVPLRILPAIRAAVGPDAEIILDSGIMSGGDIVAAIAAGADFTLIGRAYLYGLMAGGRQGAERTLELLRTEMTTVMQLLGVTSLAELTPEHVRRV